In Rubrobacter aplysinae, the sequence TAAAGCGAGAAGGGCCAGGGCCGTCTGCCCGGCTCTTCTCTGCTCCGCTGTCTTGGGGCGCGTCGTTCGTGGGCAAGATGGACGCATAAGGCTAGTAAAGCTAGCGTCGTAAAGGAGTGTAAGTGGAGCCAATAAAGTCCGTAACGCTCGCGGAGGCGCAGGAGATCGTCGCCGCCGCGGAAGAGAAAGCGCGTCAGATCGGCCAGCCGATGAACATCGCGGTGGCGGAGGTTGGCGGGCACCTCAAGTCCTTCGCCCGCCAGGAAGAGGCCTGGCTCGCCAGCGTGGACATCGCCGTGGACAAGGCCTTTACCGCCGCCGCCCTCGGCGTCTCGACCGGGGAGCTCGCCGACATGGCGCAGCCCGGCCAGCCCCTATTCGGGATAAACACCACCAACGGGGGCCGCATAGTGATCTTTGGCGGCGGGATACCGCTTACGCGCGACGGCAACGTGGTCGGCGCCGTCGGCGTCAGCGGTGGCACC encodes:
- a CDS encoding GlcG/HbpS family heme-binding protein, translating into MEPIKSVTLAEAQEIVAAAEEKARQIGQPMNIAVAEVGGHLKSFARQEEAWLASVDIAVDKAFTAAALGVSTGELADMAQPGQPLFGINTTNGGRIVIFGGGIPLTRDGNVVGAVGVSGGTVDQDTEVAEAGVAVFE